The following coding sequences are from one Leptolyngbya sp. NIES-3755 window:
- a CDS encoding short-chain dehydrogenase/reductase SDR (similar to AA sequence:cyanobase_aa:Cyan7425_1963) codes for MARLSGKIALITGVSAGIGLAAARLFASEGASVFGVDRNVEAGQTLADELNEQGMNFEFFAADLSDRQTAIAVVEQCYRRYNRIDILYNNAGISSIEPFTAVAPETLENLFAINFMATFYLCQQVIPHMQQQKSGVIINTASELAIVAQPLYSAYCATKGAVLSLTRALALEYARENIRINALCPGPIDTALLNQEFEQEADPIKAKAESVALMPIGRLGTPEEIAQVALFLASDAPQLMQGVALLVDGGKTII; via the coding sequence ATGGCGCGATTAAGTGGAAAGATTGCTTTAATCACAGGTGTGAGCGCGGGAATTGGGCTTGCTGCTGCACGATTATTTGCATCAGAAGGCGCATCTGTGTTTGGAGTCGATCGAAATGTTGAAGCAGGACAAACGTTAGCTGATGAACTCAACGAACAAGGAATGAATTTTGAGTTTTTTGCCGCAGATTTATCCGATCGGCAAACCGCGATCGCAGTTGTAGAACAGTGTTATCGACGCTACAACCGAATTGATATTCTCTACAACAATGCGGGAATTTCATCGATCGAGCCTTTCACCGCTGTCGCACCTGAGACATTAGAGAACCTATTTGCAATTAACTTCATGGCGACCTTTTACCTATGTCAGCAAGTTATTCCACACATGCAGCAACAGAAAAGCGGTGTGATTATTAATACTGCCTCTGAACTTGCGATCGTCGCTCAACCTTTATACTCTGCTTACTGTGCCACGAAAGGAGCCGTTTTATCTTTGACTCGTGCACTGGCGCTAGAATATGCACGAGAGAACATTCGGATCAATGCACTTTGTCCAGGACCGATCGACACTGCACTTCTAAATCAGGAATTTGAGCAAGAAGCTGACCCCATAAAAGCAAAAGCTGAAAGTGTTGCATTAATGCCGATCGGACGATTGGGAACACCCGAAGAAATCGCCCAAGTCGCATTATTTCTCGCGAGTGATGCACCTCAGTTAATGCAGGGAGTTGCCCTATTAGTAGATGGTGGAAAAACAATCATATAG